One region of Brassica rapa cultivar Chiifu-401-42 unplaced genomic scaffold, CAAS_Brap_v3.01 Scaffold0850, whole genome shotgun sequence genomic DNA includes:
- the LOC117131108 gene encoding uncharacterized protein LOC117131108 yields the protein MEIDPPARPVRRVYYLSLLAHISKLGTKQFAEEYRKDIAVHFLEGDAHNWLFALDKRTNGTIERFSDFDVEFNHKYFPAEAWDRLESQFLDMTQGRMTVREYKEKFNRLNDMWIVSELVDRMAMVETNLAEEAKLKSRGHTASSGSRSDRKGKRDTAEGGKASSDRPECPSCGRHHGGECWKAKGACTHCGKMGHFA from the exons ATGGAGATCGATCCACCAGCTCGTCCAGTTAGGAGAGTGTATTACTTGAGCCTTCTAGCTCACATCTCCAAGCTGGGTACGAAGCAGTTTGCTG AGGAGTACAGGAaggacattgcggttcacttcctggaaggtgaTGCACATAACTGGTTGTTTGCTCTGGACAAACGCACCAATGGGACAATTGAGCGGTTCTCAGACTTCGACGTGGAGTTCAACCACAAATACTTCCCGGCTGaagcttgggaccgtctggagtCTCAGTTCCTAGACATGACTCAAGGACGCATGACAGTACGTGAGTACAAAGAGAAGTTCAACCGGCTAAACGATATGTGG ATAGTGTCTGAACTGGTGGACCGCATGGCTATGGTGGAgactaacttggccgaagaggCCAAACTGAAATCTAGGGGCCACACGGCTTCTAGTGGATCCAGAAGCGACCGGAAGGGAAAGAGAGACACGGCCGAAGGGGGAAAGGCCTCAAGTGATAGGCCGGAGTGTCCTTCATGCGGAAGGCATCACGGTGGAGAGTGTTGGAAGGCAAAGGGGGCTTGCACCCATTGTGGCAAGATGGGGCACTTTGCTTGA